The nucleotide window TTGCCTGCGCCATCTCGAAGGTTGACTGAGGAGGCGATAGAGCCATTCCAGGTTAAGCTTCTGCCACATCGCAGGAGCACGTTTGGTTTTCCCCGCCAGAATATCGAGACTACCTCCTACTCCCATGGCTACACGAGCGTTCAACTGATGGCGATACTTGTTAATCCAGTGTTCTGCATGGGGGGCGCCAAGAGCTACGATAAGAAAGTCCGGTTGAGCAGTACAAATCTCTTTTACAATCTGTTGTTCCTCATCTGCCTGAAAAAAACCATGGTGTCTGCCTTTGACGACAACTCCCGGATAACGTTGCGCAATAACTTTCACGGCCTGTTCACTGACACTTTCCTCTGCTCCCAGCATGTAGAATGACCATTGTTTTCGATCGCCTTCCTCCAATAAACGAAATAGCAGATCACAACCGGTTACCCTTTCAGTCAATTGTCCCCCCCGCAAACGGGATACCATCACAATGCCAGCACCGTCAGCGGTAACCAACCCGGCTCGATCGACGACTTGGCGAAGAGAGGCACTCTTTTGACAGGACATGACGATCTCGGGATTGCCTGTGATGACATGGAACAGTTCAGTGCTTTCCTGATCTACGACTTCACCAAGGATCGCAACGGTTTGATCCATCGTGACATTGGGAAAAGGGATACCCATAATATTTGTTGATTGGCTCATGTCTCATTTCCTTTCCGATTCCGTCCCATGAGTGAATGGGGGACAAGCTTATGCGTGTGAAGTTCATGTATCATACTGTCAATCAGATTATCGAATGCATGTACGTTTGGATCATAATCGTGTAACAGATACAGTTTGCCTGAACGGCCAATGGCTGTGACTGCGGAATAGTAGTATCCGGTTAATCCTAGACAATAACAATCTTCATTAGCGTAGTTTAAGATCGAATGCATCTCTGCGGAACAACGTAGCTTCTCTGTAGCATCCGGAATAAAATGAAATTCATATTCATGCCAAGGGCTTTCAGCAGGCGGTTCCCCGGAGATGTGGCTATAGTATTTAAAATATATAAGTTCATCTATTCCCCAAAACTCTTCAAGAAACGATCGGGCAGCCGGAAATAAATCAGCGGATGTAGAGCACTGTTCTATGTATGCCGAGATAT belongs to Paenibacillus sp. FSL H8-0079 and includes:
- a CDS encoding WecB/TagA/CpsF family glycosyltransferase — translated: MSQSTNIMGIPFPNVTMDQTVAILGEVVDQESTELFHVITGNPEIVMSCQKSASLRQVVDRAGLVTADGAGIVMVSRLRGGQLTERVTGCDLLFRLLEEGDRKQWSFYMLGAEESVSEQAVKVIAQRYPGVVVKGRHHGFFQADEEQQIVKEICTAQPDFLIVALGAPHAEHWINKYRHQLNARVAMGVGGSLDILAGKTKRAPAMWQKLNLEWLYRLLSQPSRWRRQLILPRFAVRALLFREPK
- a CDS encoding SUKH-3 domain-containing protein, which translates into the protein MTETSQSSLLPYQQMIQLLQKAGWYEKRCVDISAYIEQCSTSADLFPAARSFLEEFWGIDELIYFKYYSHISGEPPAESPWHEYEFHFIPDATEKLRCSAEMHSILNYANEDCYCLGLTGYYYSAVTAIGRSGKLYLLHDYDPNVHAFDNLIDSMIHELHTHKLVPHSLMGRNRKGNET